One Fusobacterium ulcerans DNA segment encodes these proteins:
- a CDS encoding 6-phospho-alpha-glucosidase → MKRKSHIITIAGAGSARVPALLGNLIEYKDRFPVSKIIMYDIDNERMGQMEAYDRLVLKCYYPEAEIVFTTDAETAYSKTDFIFCQMRVGKGEMRSNDEKIPLKYGLVGQETCGPGGFSYGMRSLQGMKEMVEKVRSYSKETWILNYTNPAAIVALGLDRMFPEDKRILNLCDQPYSLLKSYAKILEVDQEELVPKYFGLNHFGWFTDLKDKAGNDLFEKLRTYLRDHDFQPFNAEQRAKSWLDTYVRVNKYMKFFDEYIPTTYMQYYMFADEIVEESDPEYTRADEAKDGREKEVFETCKSAEGKTTMEGIEMLTNSVFGKLMVEVAESIAYDLNNPFVVMVKNNGLITNFPAEAIVEVDGTIGKDGAKGNYVGEIKPFYKGLMEGQYAYELLTVEAFMEKSYTKALQALTLNRTVISPVKAKMVLDDLMSVSKDFWVLEK, encoded by the coding sequence ATGAAAAGAAAATCACATATTATAACTATAGCTGGAGCTGGAAGTGCTCGTGTACCTGCACTTTTGGGGAATTTAATAGAATATAAAGATAGATTTCCAGTAAGTAAAATAATTATGTATGATATAGACAATGAACGTATGGGACAAATGGAAGCTTATGACAGACTTGTATTAAAATGTTATTATCCAGAAGCAGAAATTGTATTTACAACAGATGCAGAGACTGCATATTCAAAAACAGATTTCATATTTTGCCAGATGCGTGTGGGTAAGGGAGAAATGCGTAGTAATGATGAAAAAATTCCATTAAAATATGGTCTTGTAGGTCAGGAAACATGTGGACCGGGAGGGTTTTCATATGGAATGCGTTCTTTACAGGGAATGAAAGAAATGGTGGAAAAGGTTCGTTCATATTCAAAAGAAACATGGATATTGAATTATACTAATCCAGCAGCTATAGTGGCTTTGGGGTTGGATCGTATGTTTCCTGAGGATAAAAGAATATTAAATTTATGTGATCAGCCATATTCATTATTAAAATCTTATGCCAAGATATTAGAAGTGGATCAGGAAGAGCTTGTACCTAAATATTTTGGACTTAATCATTTTGGGTGGTTTACTGATTTAAAAGATAAAGCTGGAAATGATCTTTTTGAAAAATTAAGAACATATTTAAGAGATCATGATTTTCAGCCGTTTAATGCAGAGCAAAGAGCAAAATCTTGGCTGGACACTTATGTGAGAGTAAATAAATATATGAAGTTTTTTGATGAATATATTCCAACTACATATATGCAGTATTATATGTTTGCTGATGAAATAGTAGAAGAATCTGATCCTGAATATACGAGGGCAGATGAAGCTAAAGATGGAAGAGAAAAAGAGGTGTTTGAAACTTGTAAATCGGCAGAAGGCAAAACTACTATGGAAGGTATCGAGATGCTGACAAATAGTGTATTTGGAAAATTGATGGTGGAAGTTGCAGAATCAATAGCATATGATTTAAATAATCCTTTTGTTGTAATGGTGAAAAATAATGGACTTATAACTAATTTTCCAGCAGAAGCGATAGTGGAAGTAGATGGAACAATAGGAAAAGATGGAGCTAAGGGAAATTATGTAGGAGAAATAAAACCATTCTATAAAGGGCTTATGGAAGGACAGTATGCTTATGAATTATTAACAGTTGAAGCTTTTATGGAAAAAAGTTATACGAAAGCTCTTCAGGCATTAACATTAAATAGGACAGTAATAAGTCCTGTAAAAGCAAAAATGGTGTTGGATGACTTAATGAGTGTGAGCAAAGATTTCTGGGTTTTAGAAAAGTAA